The proteins below come from a single Thermodesulfobacteriota bacterium genomic window:
- a CDS encoding winged helix-turn-helix transcriptional regulator gives MTGSSPERSLALVLRAALWSGAWPEQKWRRAMLQAPAAHRLVVKASFGQMPAAVLIEALGARRFVAIWPEVRKLFDPEDVLDRQRLLLFDSTWGILTTGDAQYPVSEKVATLSPGRLALLRAIVSAPGISLADLAQVVGRSSSRVRREVAWLIANGLVDQEEGADSNRQTFRLYARESINTALARAGNARDKRF, from the coding sequence ATGACAGGATCGTCGCCTGAGCGCAGCCTGGCCCTGGTACTGCGGGCGGCCCTGTGGAGCGGCGCCTGGCCGGAGCAGAAGTGGCGCCGGGCTATGCTCCAGGCGCCGGCGGCGCACCGGCTGGTGGTGAAGGCCTCGTTCGGCCAGATGCCGGCGGCGGTGCTCATCGAGGCCCTGGGGGCAAGGCGCTTCGTGGCGATCTGGCCGGAGGTGCGCAAGCTTTTTGATCCGGAGGATGTGCTGGACCGCCAGCGCCTTCTCCTCTTCGATTCCACCTGGGGGATACTGACCACCGGGGATGCGCAGTATCCCGTGTCAGAGAAGGTGGCGACCTTGAGCCCAGGCCGGTTGGCGCTCCTGCGGGCCATCGTCTCGGCACCGGGCATCTCCCTGGCCGACCTGGCACAGGTCGTTGGTCGCAGCTCCTCCCGGGTGCGCAGGGAGGTGGCATGGCTCATTGCCAACGGTCTCGTTGACCAGGAGGAAGGAGCTGACAGCAACCGCCAGACCTTTCGACTCTACGCCCGGGAATCGATCAATACCGCACTCGCCCGGGCGGGCAACGCGAGGGACAAGCGCTTCTGA